TTCAATAGGTCGAGTTGAGATATATTATATCATTCTAATTACTAGGAAAGAAGTAGAAAAATCTTGGAACTTTATTTAGCGATATTTATCTTCTTAATGTTGAAAGAGgtattaaattgaatatttcaTCAATGTCGATCATAAAAAACCAGTCATGAGCAATTGGTGTAGGGGCATTTAGTTTCTATTTGATTAGAGAATGTCTCAATAATTTGGATAGATGCGACAACAGTAAATATTTGTAATGAAAAAAAGATGCTAAAAGCGTGTGTATTGAAGAATTCTTGTGGCCTTAATTGTTACCTAATTAAAATCTCTCCCACTAGTATGAATGTGCCAAACATGTCATTCAAACTTTCAAAGAGTAATTGACCCGTCCTCCTAATGAACGAGATTTATCGACTCTTACTGCAATTAGGTATCACACTTTCAACCAAGCAGCTATGTTTAGCTGGGTTCTCAAAATCAATCTAGGATGATTACTGAGATGGGTTGAATTCATGGTTTTAAGCTCGGAACCTCAAACGCAACTATAATGCGAAAACATCATATTTTTGTACCACAAACTATCAAACCGAgttttttgaacaaatacatacaGATGAatgattcaaaagaaaaaagtacTTTTGTCGAAAAAAAACAAGTTTTCTGAGTAGAGATTTGTTAATATGCTTGGAATATAAAGTGATACAtcacatgttattatataaatagaggaaaattttattttttaagtgttCCTTCATTTATATAAGTGTAATGCCATACGGTGTACAATTCCGTATTTCGAAcacattgaaaattttctaaACTGTCGTGATGGTTTAGTAAAGTAAAGCCGTAACTTTGACGTAACTCATCACTATATACTTCGTAAACTTGAACTGCAGCACTGAAACGTAGGAACAATTGTACCCATATATGCAATttactaattatttttaattttaaaaccttgaattaaattaattaatttatgccgagtaagtaaaaacaaaaattaatccCAAGAAAAAACAGGCAGGAGGGGCTGCAGCAGTCGATGAATAGAACCCTAAAGGACCTCTTTGTTGGAACCAAATCCTGGCCGTCATTTCTCGTATCCAACGGATCAGATCCCTCCACCGTTTGTGCTTATCATTGCCTCTTTCTCACTTCACTGTCTCCCGTCtccctctttcttttctctccttcGTAAAAAAATGGCTGAATCCATATTTTTGATCATCTAAGCTTTCGATTCTCGTCTCACTCACCACAAAAATCTACACTTTAAACTATTCTTTTCAGCAATTCTGAGAAATGAGTTCGTAGTTTTTAATAGAGAAAATCACTTTATCCAATGTTTTGGAGCATTCACATTTGTTTTGTAGCCTAAACCCGGGCTGaaagtttcaatttttgttcAGTTTTCAGTGGTTTttattcgatttttttttatgatttgttgttgttgttgttgattgtATGATATGGTCACCGATACTTATTCGACGATGTCCGACATGTCTATGAGATCGATGTTGAAAAGCGGCGAGTACAATGAAGATTTGAGCATGTTGATTCGCGAACAGAGGCGCCAGCACGAAGCAAGTGAGCGGGAGAAGGAACTGAATATATACAGAAGTGGGTCGGCGCCGCCTACCGTGGAAGGTTCGTTAAACGCGGTCGGTGGCTTGTTTGAGGCGTCCTCGCTGTCGGGTTTCATGAAAAACGACAGCAAAGGGTTTGCAACTGAGGAGGAGCTTCGCGCCGATCCAGCTTATGTGAATTACTATTATTCCAATGTCAATCTCAATCCGCGGCTTCCGCCGCCGCTCCTTTCAAAGGAGGACTGGCGTTTTGCGCAGCGGTTGCAAGGCGGAGGTGGAGTTTCGGCGGTTGGAGATAGGAGGATAGGTGGCAGGAGTGGTGGTGAAGGGTCACTTTTTTCTGTGCAGCCGGGGATTGGAGGGAATGAGGAGAATGGTGTGGCGGCGAGGAAGGGTGCTGCAGAGTGGGGCGGTGATGGGTTGATTGGGTTACCGGGGTTGGGACTTGGGAGTAGGCGGAAGAGTATTGCGGAGATTATTCAGGTTAAGTGTTAGtaaagtttgtttttttaatgGTTTATATGATAGCTTGTTATCTTGAATGTTGAATGTTGTTTGCCTTAGGAAATATTATATGTTTTCATGTTAGTTTTCTTGTTGTAATATAGTTTGATGAGCTTAAGCTTACTGGAGTATCAAGTGATTAGATGTCATCTCTAATTTGTGTTTTATAAAGGCTTAGTCTTTATGTTTCTTCCTTGATTTTTTTGCgtatgttttgtgttttgaccATTATATGATGATTACTCGATACCTAGCTCAGCTCCTCTAAGTACGGTGCGCCTTTCTGTTATCCTAATGAAATGGAACAAGTCAATGATTAGTGCCCTTGACAGTGGGTTCTCTAAATCGTTAGCCGATGAGACTAATTCCATGAGATGGAAGTGCTCATTGGGACGAGAGATTGAACTAGTTCTCCTGATACTGgttcaagttttttttatttatcagcTTATTTGCTGTAGACACTGATATTGAaagtggaattgtttttcagtAATGCTTTTATCTTGCTTGTTATAATTTTCATTCTGCATAAATGTTTCACCAGTAAAATATAAAGTTAATTGGAATGGAAACTCTTTCTGCTTAAGGTATTTGGATGTAGTGGTCTTTTTGTTGTGTGCTTGTTTTTCCTGGTTAAGTTTGATTGTCTGCTACAAATTttgcaaaataaaaattgaatttgtttgTCAGATATGCTGTCTAAAACTCTTGATATTTTAATGCAGGATGATATACATAATACAAATGTCTCAAGGCACCCTTCTCGTCCAGCTAGCCAGAATGCGTTTGATGAtggtgttgatgcttcagataCCCAGTTTGCCCATTTACAGGGAATGTCAGCTGTTCAGAACGGGGGTTCATCCAGTTCTCATACATATGCTTCTGCTCTGGGTGCTTCATTGTTGAGAAGCAATACACCAGACCCTCAGCTTGTAGCTAGGGCTCCTAGTCCTCGAATTCCACCAGTTGGTGGAGGAAGGACTTCCTCCATGGATAAAAAAGTTGGCAATGGTCAAAACTCATTCAATGGTGCCTCGCCCAAAGTGAATGAGTCTGCAGATCTGGCAGCTGCTTTATCTGGTATGAACCTGTCAACTAATGGTAGGATGGATGAGGAGAATCATGCACGATCACAAATTGATAATCACCATAACCGTTTTGATATGCAAGGTGATCGGAACCATAATAAACAAAATTCGTACTTGAATAAGTCTGATTCTGGGAGTTTTCATCTGCATTCTGCTTCTCAATCGTCTAACAAGCCTTATCAGAATATGGCAAGAGGCAGTGGATTTGGCAGGGATCTGAATAGCCCTTCATATATGTCCGATGATCTAGTTGATATTAATAATCCTGCTGTATCTTCTGCGAACTCATACTTAAGAGGACCTGTGCCAACTCTTCATGGCCGAGGAAGCTCACACTCCCACTATCAGAATGTAGACAATACCTCATTTCCGAACTACGGCTATTCTGGTAGTCCTTTGTCTCCATCCATGATGGGTAGTCCCCTTGGTAATGGTAGTTTACCACCCTTATTTGAAAATGCTGCTGCTGCATCTGCAATGGGTGGCTTGGACTCCGGAGCATTTGGAGGTATGTCTCTAGGACCAAATCTGTTGGCAGCAGCCGCTGAATTGCAGAACATTAGGGTTGGAAATCATGGTACTGGGAGTGCTCTTCAGGTTCCCATGATGGACCCATTGTATGTTCAGTACTTGAGATCAAATGAATATGCAGCTGCACAGCTTGCAGCCCTTAATGACCCCACAAAAGATAGGGAAGGCATGGGTAGTATGCACATGGATTTACTTGGTTTGCAAAAAGCTTATTTGGGGCAATTCCTCACACCCCAAAAATCACAATTTGGTGCTCCCTACGTTGGCAAGTCTGCTAGCTTGAATAACGGTTATTATGGAAATCCAGCATATGGGCATGGGATGTCTTATTCTGGAACACCATTGGGTGGTCCCCTTCTTCCAAACTCTCCTGTTGGACCTGGTAGTCCGGCCAGGCATGGTGAGCGGAACTTGCGCTTTTCTTCTGGGTTGAGGAACATGGGTGGAGGTCTCGTGGGAGCTTGGCACTCCGAAACTGGTGGAAATTTGGATGAAAGTTTTGCGTCCTCTTTATTAGATGAGTTCAAAAGCAATAAGACTAGATGTTTTGAACTTTCAGAGATTGCAGGGCATGTTGTTGAGTTCAGGTAAATATTTGTCGCTGTTTCTTTAAAACTTTGTGCCTTATATGCTTCCAGATATCCACAACTTAATTCACTCATATAATACCTTGAACAGTGCCGACCAGTATGGAAGTCGGTTTATTcaacagaaacttgaaactgCCACAATTGAAGAAAAGAACATGGTTTTTGATGAAATTATGCCGCAAGCCCTATCTCTTATGACTGATGTGTTTGGTAATTATGTGATTCAGAAGGTACCTTTTCCCCTTAGTTTGATTTGCCTTTATGTGCTATGTGTTCTGTGTATTAGCATGTCCATGATATGCAGTGGTTTAGTGCCTGAATGAAAATAAGTTTTGCAGTTTTTCTTTTATATGTCTGACTCTTGCaatttgagttcagttttttgAGCATGGAACTCCAGCACAAATAAGAGAACTTGCGGACCAGCTCACTGGGCATGTGCTGACCCTTAGCCTTCAAATGTATGGCTGTCGAGTGATCCAGAAGGTATGTATAGTTAGTTGACTGAAGACAGTAATTAATTTATCTTATTGATATTCCCTTGCAAGTTTTACTATCCGGCTATCATACAAACTTAGAAGGATCACCTTCTACATATTTGTATGTGTTGCAGGAGACAAGATAAGTATCTAACCTAATATGTTTGGGGGTATCCCTGGAAATTAGTTGTTAGTAAAACGAACAAACTTTTTCAGTCTCTTAAGAAAACACCATTTAATTTTGGATTTTCTCAAGTTTGAATTTCATGAGTCACAACAGTTGAGCTAATTGTTCTTGTACTTCCTGGGAATCAGAATACGACCTAGTAGATATAGATCATCTAAGATTTTAGagaaaaaacatatttttcttACTTTCATAATTATGtagattcttttctttttaaggTTTCTAGGAAAAATAAATGGTTGATGATATCTATCATATCACCAGAACTCAGCTTTCATGTGCTTTCATTTTGCTGTTCAGGCTATAGAATTTGTTAAGCTGGACCAGCAGACTAAAATGGTAGCCGAACTGGATGGTCATGTTATGCGTTGTGTTCGTGATCAAAATGGCAACCATGTTGTCCAGAAGTGTATTGAATGTGTACCTGAAGATGCCATCCAGTTTGTTGTTTCAACTTTTTATGATCAAGTTGTGACACTCTCAACTCATCCATATGGTTGTCGTGTCATACAGGTTAAGAACCTCTCTGTTTTCTGACTCATGCCTTCATACTTTTGCATATGCCTACTGATCATATATGTTGGATACGTTgaagataaatgattatgaATGCAACTATTGCCATTCTAAATGGTATAGTAACTTTTTGATTTGACAGAGAGTTTTGGAGCACTGCCATGACCCCAAAACGCAGCAAATAATGATGGATGAGATTTTGCAGTCCGTTTGCATTTTGGCACAAGACCAGTATGGAAATTATGTCGTGCAGGTTTGTTTCATTTCTAAGAAATTTTTGTCACACTACCTTCTTATTGTTAAAGAAAATGAGCCCACAGTGGTTAGATGGAATCTTTTGTGAAGTATCAAACAGACCTCTTAACTTAATCGACTAACTTTCATTGTTGGATGTTATTTTGGTTCTTATTTTATACAGTATAGAggttcaaatttgatttctCTACACATTCTGGTCTCACCTGAAGCTCAAATTTTTTTGGGCTCTTCATGCATTTGTGACTTCACCCATGAGCAGTAGGTCTCGGGtacgagacttgggagcagcctctccataaatgggggtaaggctagccgacattcacctctcccagaccctgcgtaaagcgggagccttgtgcactgggtacgaccatgCATTTGTGACTTCACTTAACCTGTCAATCAAGTTCCGATATCATACTAATAATGGGACTGTTAGTGTCCATCATGTTCATTCTCTGGACGTGATTCCAGCCTTTTCATCAGTCACAGTTCAATTTAGCCTGGATTTGGAGTGTTAAAAAATAATACCCATTGGTGAGATAGGGTTCTTGATATTAGTATCAAATAGAGCTCTCTATTTAAATGAGATGATTTCAGCTCCAGTCCACCCCTCGTCCACCAATTTAgtattttcatatttaatttcttTGAGCTATGTTTATACACCGTACTTGGCTTATTGAATGAGTTTATGCACCCATACTTGATTGTTTCCTGGTGCAATTTATTAACTTAATACGGTTTTGTTTGCATTTACAATGAGTCGAAAGACAAATAATATATTTGGTGATGATCTGTGGAAGTATAATTTGGTAGATGCTGTTGTTGATTAAACCATAATCACATGCCATAGAACTGTTACTCAGAGAGTTACCTCCCTGCCTCTGGTTTTTTACCAGAGCCATTACATCAGGTTGAtgacataatatttttttaaaaagaagtAATAAATGTTTTATACCTTTGGTCCTTTGTGCTTTATAAACTTTACTTGCTGTAGAATTCAGAATAGGTTTGCATAAGCCAACTCAGAAACCGTAAAAACAAATAAGCTGCCACTACAACTGATCCAATGTTACTTATCCCAGAAAGGAGTTGTGGATACTTTAAATTGTGGTTGAATTTGGAAACAACAACCTGTAGCCTTTGCTGTATAAAGTAAATTATGTGTTTTGTTCTTCGTTTACATTGAACTCAGTTAACCGATTGCAATTACTTTTACAGCATGTGCTGGAACATGGAAAGCCACATGAACGGTCATGTATAATTAAGGAACTAACTGGGCAGATTGTTCAAATGAGCCAGCAAAAGTTTGCGTCAAATGTTATAGAAAAGTGTTTAAGTTTTGGAACTCTTGCTGAACGCCAGGCCCTTGTAACTGAGATGCTTGGTACCACTGATGAAAATGAGCCCCTTCAGGTTTGCCGGTTACTATAAACTTTTTAGTGCGGTATATTCTTCATTGTATTataattttctgtatttttttttattatctttactgcttttcttttctcaatATGCAATCTTCAAATATTCGGTCAAGTTTGCGTATTTGGGTTTCCCGAACTAAGTGGGATCCTTTGCAAAGTGCTGAAGAGAGTCGACGTCTCTAACTTTTGAGGATTTTATGATAATACTCATAATCCTGTTACAATTTGAAGTAACTTATCTATACACATCTGAAGCTCTTATGATTACTTTTACTATGATTATGCTGTTCCCTGAAATGATGGTGTCTGTTATATCTTTGATCAATAGCTATGATGCTGTCTGTTATATCTTTTGACACATAAAAGTTAACTGTTGCCTCTAAAAGTCTCAACGACAATTTGCCTCATCTTTGcgaatcattttctttattatGCATCTAgctgttttgacaaatgattTGGATCGTGTACTTAGTATGTAATAAAGATTGAACAATGTGCTAGTAATGACTATTCAAAGCTTGAATTTGTTAATGcatatcattttctttttttattaacatTGCCTACTTTTCGAATGAGTTTGACAAACTTTTGAATTGTGATGGTTTTTCAGTTTGTTATTATCAAACTTTCCAAATACTTTGTGGCTTTAGGAAAATGATTTGCCAGGGATTGGTTTTTAAGACGGTCATATGCCTAGACTAGGGTCTTTCAATATCCTTGCTTATTCTTGTTCTGTTTGAATTTAGGCGATGATGAAGGATCAGTTCGCAAACTATGTTGTACAGAAAGTGCTGGAAACTTGTGACGATCAGCAACTTGAACTAATCCTTAACCGAATTAAGGTTCATCTGAATGCTCTGAAGAAGTATACTTATGGGAAGCATATAGTTGCACGTGTAGAGAAACTTGTTGCTGCTGGGGGTACTTTTTCGCTATCTTATTACTTCATTATACTTAATGATTGTCGTTTCTAGCATAAATAATATGATTTTCTAACGTGATATGTATTGTTATTCCTCGTTCATGTTTGGATTCTTATGCTACTAATATATGAATCCGGGTTTTCTCAAATCGCTAACAAGGTTCTCAATCTTATGCAGAGAGGAGGATTAGCATTCTGGCTCCCCAGGCATCTGCTTCTTAGATGGGGCACGGGAACGAAGTTGTACAGCTAACTGAGGATAATGTGAGCCCCTCTGTTTCATACATGTCAAGTAAAGGCTCTGTCCATGTATTGAGATGGATAAGGCGCAACGGAAATAAAGATTGTTGGTTGTACTTCAAACTGTACATTGTTAGTTTGAGGATATACCTTAGAGTAGTCGCGGCTCAGACGGTGAATACACCTGAGGCCCCCTGCAGAGGAGATAAATTTAGTGTACAAGTTTTAAGGGTGTAAAAAGCGAGGCGGTAGTAGAATTTGTGGTCGTGATGGTACAAATGTTTTACCAGGTTGAGTCCTCCATAAATTTTTTTGATGTATGacacccttttcattagttttccttattttctaatcaactttttttttcttcgaacaATTTTTCGAGTTGGGATTCTATTTACAGATTCATTATGTCATGCTGTCGTATGAAATCTCAAATGTTTCGTTTCGCTGTTTCTCTTGAGATTTCGAGCACATGTTGAAGCTCAAATTGGTGATTCGTCTGTCCTCCCAAAGGATTGGACCTTTAACTGAGGCTTATATGTTCAGGGAAATCATTTCCACATTCCCTTTTTTCCTACTTATGCACTCTTTTTCGTTTCAGTTTGTTGATTattctttgatttattcaatcaacGGCTAGAACAAAGCGGAGTATATTGGAAGAAAGGAAGAATTGCAGAATCATTTTCCTGTGTTTATTTATTAAGAATGGGCATGTATGGTAGGAATATCAGTTTGATTTTTGACATATCCTGACTTTACCTAAACAACTAGATATCAATGTAGGCATGTACATGCCTAACGTGAAATTGAGCTCTAAATTTTGTGTGCTGGATCAAAATTCATGTGTAGGACGTTTGCCCTTTAACAAAGTGCATCGATATTGTCGGAAATGCATCAACAACGTATCAATAAGTTTCATTTACTCATTTGCGACAATGATATCGACAGGTAATCCATGACATACCAACAAAGAAAAGACATCGGTTCCATACCGGACTAGATTCTAGTTGTCCAAATATAGAAACTGGAGCCGGCAACCAAAAAACTTAAAAGAAACTGAAACCACAGTACCAAAGAACCAAAGTAATACATGACAATACAAGAAAACCCTACCAAACCTACCCAGCATTTTGCACTAGGGTTTGGTCTACACAAATCAATATTTAGGAGGGCAAAACGTAATGACATACCTAGGAGCCGAACAAGTCTTAAGCCCTGTAGAATCATCAAAGGCGTAGCTATAAGCCCTAGGACAAATAGCCTTAAAAAGATGCCCAAAAACAGTAGGCCTGCAGCTCTCTGGATCCGCAAACGCCCCTCTGCAGCAATACCGGTCCGATTTCCCGGCCAAGCAAGCGCTCTTGCACCCCACAACCCTACCTTGTTTCTTGACCACCAAGGCAAGCGGGCAGCAAACGTTCAAGTCAGCCTCACAGGCAGCAACTCCACAcccaccaccgccaccaccacctaCTGGCCTCATCGAAACCGGCACATTGAAACCGTCAACCAAACTCACATCGTAGTAATGCAAGGCGGATTTCGAGGTTCCGAGTGTCATTTCAACGAGTGTGGCTGGAGGGACTCCGCCGAGTCCCCTGCATTGTAAGAGCCCAACACAATCACCCGTTTGGCATGTGCCTTTGCCGGTTTTTTCATCAAAGCAGCAGCCTTGCCTGCCCCATAGTCTGCCTGACCAGTTTTCGGGGACGTTAAGGACTTGTTGCTCGCCGCTGGAGAGGTGGAAGCCGCCGTCTTGAGGTGTTGTGTGGCCTGCATTGCCAAGGATTCCGGGCCATATGCTTTCCTTGCAGTTGTTCACTATGATGAGTTGAGTCCCATCTGCAAACAACAATGCTATTTGTCAATCTAAATTTTACAGAAACCACCAAATAAGGAACGTTCAGCGTTCGATTCTCTCCAATGTAACCGAAAAATTTCGCATAAAAAAGAAGAGACAATTTGATCACCTGTGAAGGAGAGGGAGATGAGAAaggagaggaggaagaagatttCAGGCGAGATTGGCATTTGTTCATATGAGCAACGGAGACGTGAGTTTGGTAACTGGGAGGCTCTTTTATTTACTACGTGTGGAAAAGTGAAAAGGGGAAGGCTCCTTCTTTCTCGCCATCACGGAAAGGAGTGGTAACTTTACGAACAACTGCACATGCAATGGCGGTTTGCAAATTGCAAGAGTTCTcgattttcctttttattaaaaagaCTACACTGTGtaaacaatttaattttatttaatttatttaattttttattaagaagtgtgattagtttttaaagttttaaaaacaaatcaattaTGAAAAAATGGAACAATGATGGAGCAGTTTCTTTTAACCCCcggtatattttatttttatttttatttactttttaatttCATAACAAGGCATGCTATGTTTACATGGTTGTGAGATTGGCgtacaaaacaacaaaatttatgTTACAGGTAATTACTAAATTTCTCATGATTTCTATTTTTGTTCAGTTTTGGTGAGAGGTTAGAATGGTAATATGATAAAATTTTAGTTGACAAACAGGATTTCATTAATAGGTAATTTGAGTGAGATTGATATTTATTGGGGCATTGAATGTGAGTTAGACGAGTTGATCAGAACATTACGCTTGTATTTTTGCACTTAAATTCGAATTTCTCTTTCTGTAAATCTGAGTAGTTTAGTatgttaaaaaacaaaaaaaaaagaaaactaatgaaaaaaacttgaaaactttgagttttaacgataaggacaaaataaagggtaaagtgaatagtatcataattgactttttagtgtaaaaatatggtttttcattaaagtgaacagtagaatttttcgttaaatttccaaaaa
This region of Malus domestica chromosome 07, GDT2T_hap1 genomic DNA includes:
- the LOC103435281 gene encoding pumilio homolog 1-like — protein: MVTDTYSTMSDMSMRSMLKSGEYNEDLSMLIREQRRQHEASEREKELNIYRSGSAPPTVEGSLNAVGGLFEASSLSGFMKNDSKGFATEEELRADPAYVNYYYSNVNLNPRLPPPLLSKEDWRFAQRLQGGGGVSAVGDRRIGGRSGGEGSLFSVQPGIGGNEENGVAARKGAAEWGGDGLIGLPGLGLGSRRKSIAEIIQDDIHNTNVSRHPSRPASQNAFDDGVDASDTQFAHLQGMSAVQNGGSSSSHTYASALGASLLRSNTPDPQLVARAPSPRIPPVGGGRTSSMDKKVGNGQNSFNGASPKVNESADLAAALSGMNLSTNGRMDEENHARSQIDNHHNRFDMQGDRNHNKQNSYLNKSDSGSFHLHSASQSSNKPYQNMARGSGFGRDLNSPSYMSDDLVDINNPAVSSANSYLRGPVPTLHGRGSSHSHYQNVDNTSFPNYGYSGSPLSPSMMGSPLGNGSLPPLFENAAAASAMGGLDSGAFGGMSLGPNLLAAAAELQNIRVGNHGTGSALQVPMMDPLYVQYLRSNEYAAAQLAALNDPTKDREGMGSMHMDLLGLQKAYLGQFLTPQKSQFGAPYVGKSASLNNGYYGNPAYGHGMSYSGTPLGGPLLPNSPVGPGSPARHGERNLRFSSGLRNMGGGLVGAWHSETGGNLDESFASSLLDEFKSNKTRCFELSEIAGHVVEFSADQYGSRFIQQKLETATIEEKNMVFDEIMPQALSLMTDVFGNYVIQKFFEHGTPAQIRELADQLTGHVLTLSLQMYGCRVIQKAIEFVKLDQQTKMVAELDGHVMRCVRDQNGNHVVQKCIECVPEDAIQFVVSTFYDQVVTLSTHPYGCRVIQRVLEHCHDPKTQQIMMDEILQSVCILAQDQYGNYVVQHVLEHGKPHERSCIIKELTGQIVQMSQQKFASNVIEKCLSFGTLAERQALVTEMLGTTDENEPLQAMMKDQFANYVVQKVLETCDDQQLELILNRIKVHLNALKKYTYGKHIVARVEKLVAAGERRISILAPQASAS
- the LOC103436157 gene encoding thaumatin-like protein → MPISPEIFFLLSFLISLSFTDGTQLIIVNNCKESIWPGILGNAGHTTPQDGGFHLSSGEQQVLNVPENWSGRLWGRQGCCFDEKTGKGTCQTGDCVGLLQCRGLGGVPPATLVEMTLGTSKSALHYYDVSLVDGFNVPVSMRPVGGGGGGGCGVAACEADLNVCCPLALVVKKQGRVVGCKSACLAGKSDRYCCRGAFADPESCRPTVFGHLFKAICPRAYSYAFDDSTGLKTCSAPRYVITFCPPKY